Proteins encoded within one genomic window of Candidatus Omnitrophota bacterium:
- a CDS encoding class I SAM-dependent methyltransferase: MEEVNCDICGINGTKNIVSSDKFNVVQCQGCGLVYMNPRPDKSWLSEYYINYYSDLKGHYEEERLYKCRFKERLDAIKKFKDEGRLLDIGCGVGFFLQSAKERKWRVSGIEFSPLSADMARAAGVDVLTDSIEDADLESDSFDVITMWHVIEHLRRPSEALKKVYRALKKGGVLALETPNIDYYFKFKADKLNDVLRREHLYNFSSRTLTRLLENSGFTVLNLEQRPSGTDLGGMLKKYRVKGYLVKHLPFLSMIRKPLMRFRGLLGKNEVIVAYAKK, encoded by the coding sequence ATGGAAGAAGTCAACTGCGATATATGCGGGATCAACGGGACGAAAAATATAGTAAGCTCGGATAAATTTAATGTCGTCCAATGCCAGGGGTGCGGCTTGGTATATATGAACCCGAGGCCGGATAAGTCGTGGTTAAGTGAATACTATATCAACTATTACTCGGATCTAAAGGGCCATTATGAAGAAGAGAGGTTGTATAAGTGCCGCTTTAAAGAGCGATTGGACGCGATAAAAAAATTTAAAGACGAAGGCAGGCTATTAGACATTGGCTGCGGCGTCGGATTTTTTTTGCAATCGGCTAAAGAGAGGAAATGGCGAGTATCCGGGATAGAATTTTCACCGTTGTCGGCGGATATGGCCCGGGCTGCCGGCGTAGATGTGCTTACGGACTCGATCGAGGACGCGGATCTGGAGAGCGACTCCTTCGACGTGATCACGATGTGGCACGTGATAGAACATTTACGGCGCCCCTCAGAGGCCCTGAAGAAAGTTTATCGCGCGTTGAAAAAAGGGGGCGTATTAGCCCTTGAGACCCCTAATATTGATTATTATTTTAAATTTAAGGCCGATAAATTAAATGATGTTTTACGTCGCGAACACCTCTATAACTTTTCGAGCCGTACATTAACCCGCTTGTTGGAAAATTCAGGATTTACCGTTTTAAATTTAGAACAAAGGCCGTCGGGGACGGACCTGGGCGGGATGCTGAAAAAATACCGAGTTAAAGGTTATTTGGTAAAGCATCTGCCTTTTTTGTCCATGATCAGGAAACCTTTGATGCGATTCAGGGGTTTGTTAGGCAAAAACGAGGTTATCGTTGCTTACGCAAAAAAATAG
- a CDS encoding glycosyltransferase — MRIFNVLYVDIFGDWIGGGQRSLMDLAKSLDLERFNPVIVCPEEGKFVDLIRSHSIAVEIVPMGTFKTINFISWVLTFNKLAALVKKRKIDLIHVNGLRAAIYCGAVSKYLKIPLVWHVRVPESGGVAEKAAYAFAHKIIVNSRAVGKKFANWRGSSDKVTVIYNGINLEEFKPGERKNKSVAEFGFGENDPLVGIVGELSPKKGQKYFLEAASKVIRRSPQVKFLIVGEEHGSGVYKGELIRLADRLKISSSVYFLGFRDDIAGILDSLALLVHCPEREGFGRVVVEAMALKVPVVATNAGGIPEIIKDGVNGFLIPVGEPETLAKTISGLLRDKARSATLGEAGRKTVEESFDLKNQIKKIEGIYRELLQGYEIGAIKQYADLFLDSLWGDRNVFAIQPEHRKQLNEFADYLAGGSINFRSTDSFLKDRNNFLIENFSTFLISKKILKGSRLYRDLETIKRQIREKAVTGKDYDERISIQTPESLIGEYYDPRDPERKKRLEMILQSLNAAAGEKILDLGCGAGALVYHSALAGAAAWGVDYSNKSIEAAARLSSRYNFKDKATFLVRDVTNGALPFDDGFFDKIVAADFIEHITHFDKEKLIKEARRVLKTGGTLIIYTPNGIREFFGHLKRRLLRAFRAENYLYDNTRLHFGLIDRFRFEGLLRRNNLIFKRYRVDITRPYLAATPLLNDLLSANFLWVIKKSGKL; from the coding sequence ATGAGAATCTTCAATGTGTTATATGTAGACATATTCGGCGACTGGATAGGCGGCGGGCAGAGAAGCCTGATGGATCTGGCGAAGTCGTTAGATCTTGAGCGCTTCAATCCGGTCATAGTTTGCCCGGAGGAAGGCAAGTTTGTCGATTTGATCCGGAGTCATTCGATCGCCGTTGAAATCGTGCCGATGGGCACATTCAAGACGATAAATTTCATCTCCTGGGTTTTAACTTTTAATAAATTGGCGGCGCTTGTCAAAAAGCGCAAAATCGACTTAATCCACGTAAACGGCCTAAGGGCGGCGATCTATTGCGGCGCGGTGTCGAAGTATCTCAAGATCCCTCTCGTCTGGCATGTAAGGGTGCCGGAATCGGGGGGAGTCGCCGAAAAGGCGGCGTATGCTTTCGCTCATAAGATAATCGTGAATTCAAGGGCTGTCGGCAAAAAATTCGCGAATTGGCGGGGAAGCTCAGATAAGGTCACGGTCATATATAACGGGATAAATCTGGAAGAGTTCAAACCCGGCGAAAGGAAAAACAAGTCAGTTGCCGAATTCGGCTTCGGTGAAAATGATCCTTTAGTCGGCATAGTCGGAGAATTAAGCCCGAAAAAAGGCCAAAAATATTTTTTAGAAGCGGCTTCTAAAGTGATCAGGAGATCACCTCAGGTTAAATTTTTGATCGTAGGGGAAGAACATGGCAGCGGCGTATATAAAGGCGAATTGATCAGGTTGGCGGATAGGTTAAAGATCTCGTCGTCGGTTTATTTCCTGGGATTCCGGGATGATATAGCCGGGATATTGGATTCCCTGGCATTGTTAGTCCATTGCCCGGAGAGGGAGGGATTCGGAAGGGTAGTGGTGGAAGCGATGGCATTGAAAGTGCCGGTTGTCGCAACTAATGCCGGCGGGATACCTGAGATAATCAAAGACGGGGTGAATGGGTTTTTAATCCCTGTCGGTGAGCCGGAGACGCTGGCTAAGACGATATCAGGCCTGTTAAGGGATAAAGCGAGATCCGCGACCCTGGGAGAGGCCGGCAGAAAGACGGTCGAAGAATCATTCGATCTGAAGAATCAGATAAAAAAGATCGAAGGGATTTACCGGGAATTGCTTCAAGGGTATGAAATAGGCGCAATAAAACAATACGCGGATCTATTCTTGGATTCGCTTTGGGGCGACCGGAATGTTTTCGCAATCCAGCCGGAGCATCGGAAGCAGTTGAATGAATTCGCGGATTACCTTGCCGGAGGAAGTATAAACTTCCGGTCAACCGATAGTTTCCTTAAGGACAGGAACAATTTTTTGATAGAAAATTTTTCGACTTTCCTGATCTCCAAAAAGATTTTAAAGGGGTCCCGCTTATACCGGGATCTCGAAACCATCAAAAGGCAAATAAGGGAAAAGGCGGTAACCGGCAAAGATTACGATGAGCGCATATCGATACAGACGCCGGAGTCGTTGATCGGCGAATATTATGATCCCAGGGATCCCGAAAGGAAGAAGAGGCTGGAGATGATCTTGCAAAGTTTAAACGCCGCCGCCGGCGAAAAGATATTGGATTTAGGCTGCGGGGCCGGCGCCCTTGTTTACCATTCAGCGCTGGCGGGAGCTGCGGCTTGGGGGGTCGACTATTCAAATAAATCGATAGAAGCCGCCGCCCGGCTTTCCAGCCGTTATAACTTTAAGGATAAGGCGACATTCCTGGTCCGCGACGTCACAAACGGCGCCCTGCCTTTCGATGACGGATTTTTTGACAAAATCGTGGCGGCTGATTTTATCGAACATATAACCCATTTCGACAAGGAAAAGTTGATTAAAGAAGCGCGCCGGGTCCTAAAAACCGGAGGAACGCTGATAATCTATACGCCCAACGGGATAAGGGAGTTTTTTGGACATTTGAAGCGGCGTCTTTTGCGTGCGTTCAGGGCGGAAAATTATCTTTACGATAACACAAGGCTCCATTTCGGTCTAATTGACAGGTTCAGGTTTGAAGGCCTGTTAAGAAGGAACAACCTTATCTTTAAGAGGTATCGTGTCGATATTACACGGCCATATTTGGCGGCTACGCCCTTGCTTAACGACCTTTTAAGCGCTAATTTTTTGTGGGTGATTAAAAAGAGCGGTAAATTATAA
- a CDS encoding class I SAM-dependent methyltransferase, whose translation MPDNSRKQEILAKESPDFLSYSRLYFWWKKNRVICDIVRRELRSRNIKNILDLGCGVGDDIFYLNSKYGAEYGLTFSGVDKNAEKIEFCEARKDFRGDGNVEFSVGDITKLELKDSSCDLAICSEVIEHLTRPLDAIKEIKRVLKNNGVAVISTPNESNPMMKVRRSLWFLKSPKAQLGDTSDAGHISVSGLNDWVGVFRREGFKIEKICRGSLLFGGHQIDPHRALFLFVLFFDMVLDLLPFGKNWSENIIFYLRKR comes from the coding sequence ATGCCGGATAATTCGCGCAAACAAGAGATATTGGCTAAAGAGAGCCCCGATTTCTTAAGTTATTCGCGGCTCTATTTTTGGTGGAAGAAGAACAGGGTGATTTGCGATATCGTGCGCCGGGAATTAAGAAGCCGGAATATAAAAAATATCCTCGATCTGGGATGCGGCGTGGGCGACGATATCTTTTACCTGAACTCCAAATACGGCGCCGAATACGGTTTAACATTCAGCGGGGTAGATAAAAACGCCGAAAAGATAGAGTTTTGTGAGGCGCGGAAGGATTTCAGGGGAGACGGTAATGTAGAATTCAGCGTCGGGGATATAACTAAACTGGAACTAAAAGATTCCTCATGCGACTTAGCGATCTGTTCCGAGGTAATAGAGCATTTAACCCGGCCGTTGGACGCGATCAAGGAAATAAAAAGGGTCCTTAAAAATAACGGGGTGGCCGTAATCAGCACGCCGAACGAGTCCAATCCGATGATGAAAGTCAGGAGATCCTTATGGTTTTTGAAATCCCCAAAAGCTCAACTTGGGGATACTTCGGATGCCGGGCATATTTCGGTGTCCGGCTTGAATGATTGGGTCGGGGTCTTTAGGCGCGAAGGGTTTAAAATCGAGAAAATATGCAGGGGAAGCCTGCTTTTCGGGGGGCATCAAATCGATCCCCACAGGGCTTTATTTTTATTTGTCCTGTTTTTCGATATGGTCTTGGATCTCCTGCCTTTCGGAAAAAATTGGTCGGAAAATATAATCTTTTACCTAAGGAAGAGATGA
- the asnB gene encoding asparagine synthase (glutamine-hydrolyzing) yields MCGICGILDFNKSGSVDPNSIKRMCDELRHRGPDDEGLYSNGRIGLGIRRLSVIDLVTGHQPVHNEDKKIWVVMNGEIYNFRDLRDGLEGKGHKFYTKSDTEVLVHLYEEYGENCVQHLRGMYAFAIWDERRDKLTLARDRVGKKPLCYRLENGRMVFGSEIKSILAVSGTSPRMDPEALDLYLTYKYIPAPKTIFQGIRKLPPASILVWEDGKMTINEYWDLKFTPKGDFTEAEWEERIMERLREAVKIRLVSDVPLGVLLSGGVDSSAVTALASQLSGGPVKTFSAGFEEADFSELEYARLIAKRFNTEHREFIVKPEAAEILPELISHYGEPFADASCIPTFYLAKLSREFVTVALSGDGGDENFAGYGWYNIHSYFAPFNAFPRFLFALNDSLFKAMGFARSRSVLLRRLKKAMKYGRLDPVQRYGEWVSYFNEELKSQLYNERLKKGSRKEREYGLLLECLKGAGDLGVLDKHLYVDIKNYLPGDLLVKMDIASMANSLEVRSPFLDHKFLEFTATIPAGLKLKRGEGKYIFKKAMEGLLPEEILNRKKQGFSVPLKKWIGKDLSGFIERTLLSKESAVGEYFNTGFIKQMLTDHRNGSVNYAGHLWALTNFEIWHKIFIEKKDYAG; encoded by the coding sequence ATGTGCGGCATATGCGGGATCTTAGATTTCAATAAGTCCGGATCTGTCGATCCAAACTCGATCAAAAGGATGTGCGATGAATTGAGGCATCGCGGACCGGATGACGAGGGCTTATATTCAAACGGAAGGATCGGCCTGGGAATAAGGCGCTTAAGCGTCATAGATCTGGTTACCGGGCATCAGCCGGTCCATAATGAAGATAAAAAGATATGGGTTGTTATGAACGGCGAGATCTATAATTTCCGGGATTTAAGGGACGGGTTAGAGGGAAAGGGGCATAAGTTTTACACGAAGTCGGATACCGAGGTATTGGTCCATTTATACGAAGAATACGGCGAAAATTGCGTGCAGCATCTTCGCGGGATGTACGCTTTTGCGATCTGGGATGAGAGACGGGATAAACTGACCCTAGCAAGGGACAGGGTCGGGAAGAAACCTTTGTGTTATCGTTTGGAAAACGGGAGGATGGTCTTCGGCTCCGAGATCAAGTCGATACTGGCCGTTTCCGGAACGTCCCCTCGCATGGATCCGGAGGCTTTGGATCTCTACCTTACCTATAAGTATATTCCGGCCCCCAAGACCATCTTTCAGGGAATAAGGAAACTTCCTCCTGCCAGCATCCTGGTCTGGGAAGACGGGAAGATGACCATAAACGAATACTGGGATCTGAAATTTACGCCCAAGGGTGATTTCACGGAGGCCGAATGGGAAGAACGGATCATGGAGCGCTTAAGGGAGGCAGTAAAGATCCGCCTGGTAAGCGATGTGCCCCTGGGGGTCCTTTTAAGCGGCGGGGTAGATTCAAGCGCGGTCACCGCTTTGGCATCACAGCTTTCAGGCGGCCCGGTCAAGACCTTTTCGGCTGGTTTTGAAGAGGCCGATTTTTCCGAATTAGAATACGCCCGCCTTATCGCAAAACGCTTTAATACAGAGCACCGCGAATTTATCGTAAAACCTGAAGCGGCGGAGATCCTGCCGGAATTGATCTCGCATTACGGCGAGCCGTTTGCGGACGCATCTTGTATCCCGACTTTTTATTTGGCAAAATTGTCGAGGGAGTTCGTGACCGTCGCGCTCTCCGGCGATGGCGGGGACGAGAATTTTGCCGGCTACGGCTGGTACAACATCCATTCTTATTTCGCGCCGTTTAACGCCTTTCCGAGGTTTTTATTCGCCTTAAACGACTCCTTATTTAAAGCGATGGGTTTTGCGAGGAGCAGGTCCGTCCTGTTAAGGCGCCTTAAAAAAGCGATGAAGTACGGCAGGTTGGATCCCGTTCAACGATACGGAGAATGGGTATCATATTTTAACGAGGAATTAAAATCGCAACTTTATAATGAAAGGCTAAAAAAAGGATCGAGGAAAGAACGCGAGTATGGTCTATTGCTCGAATGCCTCAAAGGCGCCGGGGACCTGGGCGTATTGGACAAGCATCTCTACGTGGATATCAAAAATTACCTTCCGGGAGATCTATTGGTAAAGATGGATATCGCCTCGATGGCTAATTCGCTCGAAGTGCGTTCGCCTTTTTTAGACCATAAATTTTTGGAGTTTACCGCAACGATCCCCGCCGGATTGAAGCTGAAACGGGGAGAAGGAAAATATATCTTTAAGAAGGCCATGGAAGGATTGTTGCCGGAGGAGATATTGAACCGGAAAAAACAGGGTTTTTCGGTCCCGTTAAAGAAATGGATAGGCAAAGACCTGAGCGGCTTTATCGAGCGGACGCTGTTAAGCAAAGAGTCGGCGGTCGGAGAATATTTTAATACGGGTTTTATTAAGCAGATGCTGACGGACCACCGGAACGGAAGCGTAAATTATGCCGGCCACTTATGGGCGCTTACGAATTTTGAGATATGGCATAAAATATTCATCGAGAAAAAAGACTATGCCGGATAA
- a CDS encoding radical SAM protein gives MKRTIKVCLISPPQINSLDDKIDPPLGLLYVAASIRDMGIEVRVADLASRPYAQWEKLIGKADVYGIEIYTCNYPISKQIKKICKKLNPKSRVVAGGAHPTALPEQSLRDFDIVIKGEADLSIKECLKDIMEGKQKAVYDFNIPQDLDELSFPARDLIDIKNYHRIVGGKLATSIITSRGCPYKCAFCNSPMTFKKMRYRSNRSVVDEIKLIIKQYGIRNFIIYDDIFTLNRTRLYPLLDEFKKLRIKFRCNGRADRNNYEDFVRLKEAGCTTIAFGAESGSQDLLDRINKKCTVKQNIKAIKGAKRAGLITKVYLIVGIPGENKDTIQETKRFMETADPDEYTLFTFIPLPGSDTWEHKKKYGIRRIVKVYSEFYNIAGQGEGGLVTETDSYNLEELMEMREDLKGFLTKRGWRGDIQEYFKRIKWR, from the coding sequence ATGAAAAGAACGATTAAAGTCTGTTTAATAAGCCCGCCTCAAATCAACAGTTTGGATGACAAGATAGATCCGCCTTTAGGGCTGTTGTACGTTGCCGCCTCGATAAGGGATATGGGCATCGAGGTAAGGGTCGCTGATCTGGCTTCACGGCCCTATGCGCAATGGGAAAAATTGATCGGTAAGGCGGATGTATACGGCATAGAAATTTATACCTGCAATTACCCCATTTCAAAACAAATAAAGAAGATCTGTAAAAAACTAAATCCTAAATCGAGGGTCGTAGCCGGCGGAGCCCACCCCACGGCCCTGCCTGAACAGTCATTAAGAGATTTTGATATCGTCATAAAAGGAGAGGCGGACCTGAGTATAAAGGAATGCCTGAAGGATATTATGGAAGGAAAACAAAAGGCCGTTTATGACTTTAACATACCGCAGGACCTGGATGAATTATCTTTCCCGGCCAGGGATCTAATTGATATAAAAAATTACCATAGGATCGTTGGGGGCAAGTTAGCGACTTCCATAATAACTTCTAGGGGATGCCCTTACAAATGCGCTTTCTGCAATAGTCCCATGACCTTTAAAAAGATGAGATACCGCTCCAATCGATCGGTCGTAGACGAGATAAAACTTATCATAAAACAATACGGTATCAGGAATTTTATCATTTATGACGATATTTTCACGTTAAATAGGACGCGGCTTTATCCTCTATTGGATGAGTTTAAAAAATTACGGATAAAATTCCGGTGCAACGGGAGGGCAGACCGGAATAATTACGAAGATTTCGTGAGATTAAAAGAAGCGGGATGCACGACTATCGCATTTGGGGCGGAATCCGGCAGCCAGGACCTTTTGGACAGGATAAACAAAAAATGCACGGTGAAACAGAACATTAAAGCTATAAAAGGTGCCAAAAGAGCCGGATTAATAACGAAAGTTTACCTTATAGTGGGTATACCCGGGGAAAATAAGGATACCATCCAAGAAACAAAGAGATTTATGGAAACGGCTGATCCCGATGAATATACCCTTTTTACTTTTATCCCCCTCCCGGGCAGCGATACCTGGGAACATAAAAAGAAATACGGGATCAGGCGCATCGTTAAGGTCTATAGTGAATTTTATAACATAGCCGGCCAGGGAGAAGGGGGTTTGGTCACTGAAACCGATTCCTACAATCTGGAAGAGCTTATGGAAATGAGGGAAGACCTGAAGGGTTTTCTGACCAAAAGGGGGTGGAGAGGCGACATCCAGGAGTATTTCAAAAGGATAAAGTGGCGGTGA
- a CDS encoding glycosyltransferase has translation MNKITVVQAVENLRIGGIEKMVSTVAQGLNKDKYDVKVYCLAEGGAIADELIRNGCDVRVLNLRTYHNPVNILKLAGLMRKDRVDILHTHGYFASTFARLAAVIARVPIIFTKISSTYYDLKFKHRLTERVLSLFSDKIICVSDAVREFVVRTERIDPGKITVIRNGGRIKPPSHPEVTLRSGWGIKEGDKVIGTVARLEPVKGVEHLIRAAATVVNAVDDVKFLIVGDGVQRRELESLADTLQIKDKVVFTGFLMDPQDALSIMDIFVLASAEREGFSSALTEAMGFGLPVIATKIGGNVEAVSDGINGVLIPPKDPGAMAKAIIALLKDPPRAKKMAEESEKLYREKFSAGIMINKIEELYDLYVAKKLKVKTEYKIIFFPEGNTANPASRYNCYYLAEALTREGIRTCISHSVFPYGKPLNYAREKYLLIKNLLKKSLVILTSNKGDIIFIQRGIPWRGFFDRAVFRLYLFAKRTLKRRIIFHFDDAIYLNPPEYPARTIIEISDMVIAGSHHLRDYALKLNKNVFLIPTSIDTDKWKPGQDSGKDKNGFRIGWCGTGSNLKYLSLLRKPLSILGKKFDIELKIIGPESEAGNLPGFENVKITYQPWDLDDEMRAISKFDIGIMPLYDGEAERGKCGLKLLLYMSLGIPAIGSAVGENRHIIRDGENGFLASDEKEWVEKLEALITDDNLRERFSFEGRRTVIERYSLKGNAGKLAQIIKDLSTK, from the coding sequence ATGAATAAGATAACAGTAGTCCAGGCGGTGGAAAATTTGCGCATCGGCGGCATCGAAAAGATGGTTTCGACCGTTGCGCAGGGCTTAAATAAAGATAAATATGATGTCAAGGTCTATTGCCTCGCTGAAGGCGGGGCGATTGCGGATGAGCTGATCAGGAACGGCTGCGACGTCAGGGTCTTGAATTTAAGGACCTATCATAACCCGGTAAATATTTTAAAACTTGCCGGTTTAATGCGGAAAGACAGGGTGGATATCCTCCATACCCACGGCTATTTCGCGAGCACATTTGCCCGTTTGGCAGCCGTTATCGCCCGGGTGCCGATAATCTTCACGAAGATCTCGAGCACTTATTACGACCTTAAATTTAAGCATCGGTTGACGGAACGGGTACTTTCCTTATTTTCGGACAAGATAATCTGCGTCTCCGATGCGGTAAGGGAGTTTGTAGTACGGACGGAAAGGATAGATCCCGGGAAGATAACCGTGATCCGTAACGGCGGAAGGATAAAACCTCCTTCTCATCCGGAAGTTACGCTAAGGTCCGGATGGGGCATAAAAGAAGGCGACAAAGTCATAGGTACGGTAGCGAGGCTCGAGCCGGTCAAGGGGGTAGAGCATTTGATCAGGGCAGCCGCCACAGTAGTTAATGCGGTTGATGATGTAAAATTTTTGATCGTCGGGGACGGCGTGCAGAGGCGGGAATTGGAAAGTTTAGCGGATACGCTTCAAATTAAGGATAAAGTGGTATTTACGGGCTTTTTAATGGATCCGCAAGACGCCTTATCGATTATGGATATCTTCGTTTTGGCATCGGCGGAAAGGGAAGGTTTTTCAAGCGCTTTAACGGAGGCGATGGGATTCGGATTGCCTGTAATCGCAACCAAAATAGGCGGAAATGTCGAAGCGGTTTCTGACGGGATAAACGGGGTTTTAATCCCTCCGAAAGACCCCGGTGCCATGGCAAAAGCGATCATTGCCCTGTTGAAGGACCCGCCTAGGGCGAAAAAAATGGCGGAGGAGAGCGAGAAGTTATATCGCGAGAAATTCAGCGCCGGGATCATGATTAATAAAATAGAAGAACTCTACGATCTTTATGTCGCCAAAAAACTTAAGGTCAAAACTGAATATAAGATCATATTTTTCCCGGAAGGGAATACGGCTAATCCCGCGAGCAGGTATAACTGTTATTATTTAGCGGAGGCGTTAACCAGGGAAGGCATAAGGACCTGCATTTCTCACTCTGTTTTCCCCTACGGCAAACCCCTTAATTACGCCAGAGAAAAATATTTACTTATTAAAAACCTGCTTAAAAAGTCCCTTGTGATATTAACCAGCAATAAGGGCGACATAATATTCATCCAGCGCGGCATCCCTTGGAGAGGTTTTTTCGATAGGGCGGTATTCCGACTCTATCTTTTTGCGAAAAGAACCCTGAAGAGAAGAATAATATTTCATTTTGACGACGCGATCTATTTAAACCCTCCTGAATACCCGGCGAGAACTATAATAGAGATTAGCGATATGGTTATCGCCGGCAGCCATCATTTAAGGGATTATGCTTTGAAGTTAAATAAAAACGTATTTTTGATCCCCACCTCGATCGATACCGATAAATGGAAGCCGGGTCAGGATTCGGGAAAGGATAAGAACGGCTTTCGTATCGGCTGGTGCGGAACGGGTTCAAATTTGAAATATCTGAGTTTATTGCGGAAACCTCTTTCGATACTAGGCAAGAAATTCGATATCGAGCTAAAGATAATCGGTCCGGAAAGCGAAGCGGGGAATCTTCCGGGATTCGAAAACGTCAAGATTACATATCAACCGTGGGACCTGGATGATGAGATGAGGGCCATCTCTAAATTTGATATCGGCATTATGCCCCTTTACGACGGGGAGGCCGAAAGGGGTAAATGCGGCTTGAAACTTCTTCTGTATATGAGCCTTGGGATACCGGCGATAGGCAGCGCGGTCGGCGAAAATAGGCATATCATCAGGGACGGAGAGAACGGATTTTTGGCGTCGGATGAGAAAGAATGGGTCGAAAAATTGGAGGCGTTGATCACGGATGATAATTTAAGAGAAAGATTTTCTTTTGAGGGGAGGAGGACGGTCATTGAAAGATATTCTTTAAAGGGAAACGCGGGAAAATTAGCGCAGATCATAAAGGATTTAAGCACAAAATGA
- a CDS encoding glycosyltransferase yields the protein MKILLCASSNKRFIENGGYIELALKKLGHCVQVFDFRDYLLPFEIRKRLPALHDWDMHRINKLLHEQAKSFKPDMLFVVQGQTILPQTIIEIKKNLGLIAVNWFVDYPKELDYGLKVAKAYDYFFVNGTDALEKYLENGITHVKWLPLACEPDIHKPLVLDEKDKARFNDDIVFIGSLYPERIILFGNLADLQFGIWTWDKRRQEAGVSSGLRRCMRGGPLLPGDWVKLYNSAKIALNSIGHFGEYGEKIGSDKIQMTNARTFEILACGTFQLVDRKKDILTLFSDGEDLVCFKDGDELRDLAKYYLTHPEERRKISESGHKKVLEKHTYTHRMKEIFSYLKT from the coding sequence ATGAAGATATTGTTATGCGCCTCTTCCAATAAACGGTTTATAGAGAATGGCGGATATATTGAACTCGCTCTTAAGAAGTTGGGCCATTGCGTGCAGGTCTTTGACTTCAGGGACTACCTTTTGCCTTTTGAGATCAGGAAGAGGCTCCCGGCTTTACACGACTGGGACATGCATAGGATCAATAAGCTTCTCCATGAACAAGCCAAGTCCTTCAAGCCTGATATGCTATTCGTTGTCCAGGGGCAGACCATACTGCCGCAGACGATCATTGAAATTAAGAAAAATTTAGGTTTGATCGCAGTTAATTGGTTTGTAGATTATCCTAAAGAACTAGATTACGGCTTAAAAGTTGCTAAGGCGTATGATTATTTTTTTGTAAACGGGACAGACGCTCTGGAAAAATATCTGGAAAACGGAATTACGCATGTTAAATGGCTTCCGCTCGCTTGCGAGCCTGATATCCATAAACCCCTGGTATTGGATGAAAAGGATAAGGCCAGGTTTAATGATGATATAGTATTTATCGGCTCTTTATATCCGGAGAGGATAATCCTCTTCGGGAACCTGGCAGATCTTCAGTTTGGTATCTGGACCTGGGATAAACGCCGCCAGGAAGCCGGGGTATCGTCCGGCCTAAGAAGATGCATGAGAGGCGGCCCCTTGCTTCCCGGCGATTGGGTAAAATTATATAATAGCGCGAAGATCGCCTTAAATTCTATCGGCCATTTCGGCGAATACGGAGAAAAAATCGGCAGCGATAAAATTCAGATGACAAACGCCCGGACATTCGAGATCCTCGCCTGCGGGACGTTCCAATTAGTGGACAGGAAAAAAGACATTTTAACCTTATTTTCCGATGGGGAGGACCTGGTTTGTTTTAAGGACGGCGATGAATTAAGGGACCTGGCCAAGTATTATTTAACCCACCCCGAGGAACGCAGGAAAATCTCGGAGAGCGGCCATAAAAAAGTGCTGGAAAAACATACTTATACCCACAGGATGAAAGAAATTTTCTCGTATTTGAAAACATGA